In one window of Nakamurella sp. PAMC28650 DNA:
- a CDS encoding DUF6444 domain-containing protein — MTQPTYAELVELIVEMRTELNTLRAENAALKVRVADLEARLRTNSQNSSKPPSADGPGKAKTRSLRTPSTRKPGGQDGHRGQTSAQVADPDVVIRHEPSCCTGCGSDLADATEVGCSRRQVFDIPPIKVHVTEHQIISRRCHCGKTSTGDTPAQAGGPVQYGPVMCAVVIYLFMGQFLSKKRTAQAISELFGIPVSDGTVAAVTSRAAGDLGEFLGSPDVFVGGLASGKRRA, encoded by the coding sequence ATGACGCAGCCGACGTACGCCGAACTGGTGGAACTGATCGTCGAAATGCGCACCGAACTGAACACCCTCCGCGCCGAGAATGCGGCATTAAAGGTGCGGGTCGCGGACCTGGAAGCACGGTTGCGGACCAACTCGCAGAACTCCTCGAAGCCACCATCGGCGGACGGACCCGGCAAGGCGAAGACCAGGTCGCTGCGCACGCCGTCCACACGCAAGCCCGGCGGACAGGACGGGCACCGCGGGCAGACTTCAGCCCAGGTCGCCGACCCGGATGTGGTGATCCGCCACGAACCGAGCTGCTGCACTGGCTGCGGATCGGATCTGGCCGATGCGACCGAGGTTGGCTGCTCACGCCGGCAGGTCTTCGACATCCCGCCGATCAAAGTGCACGTCACCGAACATCAGATCATCAGCCGCCGCTGCCACTGCGGGAAGACCTCGACCGGCGACACACCCGCCCAGGCGGGCGGACCCGTGCAGTACGGGCCGGTGATGTGCGCGGTCGTCATCTATCTGTTCATGGGGCAGTTCCTGTCCAAGAAGCGGACCGCCCAGGCCATCAGCGAACTGTTCGGCATTCCTGTCTCTGATGGCACCGTCGCCGCGGTGACCAGTCGCGCCGCCGGTGACCTGGGCGAATTTTTGGGGTCTCCTGACGTTTTCGTGGGTGGTTTAGCGTCCG
- a CDS encoding RIO1 family regulatory kinase/ATPase: MPMSDHHDHHDHHDHHDHHDHHDHHDDHHNHDDHDDHDDHDDHDDDDSPPRRTTRRRSAGPRLVAEGRSGRFTVESDDGNKQRDEIRFSSYNVATHGPAPVPDWLITDLSAHDTPLGALKSGKEADVTLLDRSLPGGPGCPLAVKTYRDSNHRMFHRDSGYQEGRRTRRSREGRAMANRTAFGRDLLSAKWAGAEFAVLSALWRAEARVPYPVQILGSELMMEFVGTPDGTAAPRLAAWQGDSDEFTGLWHDLVDTLETLALQGLTHGDLSPYNVLVHDGGCVVIDLPQAVDIVANPQGESFLQRDCQVIGDFFSRRGVLAADGELLALHLGSLAHGEPGTRVDQHALI; this comes from the coding sequence GTGCCCATGTCCGACCACCACGACCACCACGACCACCACGACCACCACGACCACCACGACCACCACGACCACCACGACGACCACCACAACCACGACGACCACGACGACCACGACGACCACGACGACCACGACGACGACGACAGTCCCCCTCGCCGTACCACCCGCCGGCGTTCAGCCGGGCCACGCCTCGTGGCCGAGGGCCGGTCCGGCCGTTTCACGGTCGAGTCCGACGACGGCAACAAACAACGGGACGAGATCCGTTTCTCGTCCTACAATGTCGCCACCCACGGCCCGGCCCCGGTGCCGGACTGGCTCATCACCGATCTCTCGGCCCACGACACCCCGCTCGGGGCACTGAAGTCGGGCAAGGAGGCGGACGTCACCCTCCTGGACCGATCACTGCCGGGTGGTCCGGGATGTCCGCTCGCCGTCAAGACCTACCGTGACAGCAATCACCGGATGTTCCACCGCGACAGCGGTTATCAGGAAGGCCGCCGGACGCGCCGATCACGCGAGGGTCGGGCGATGGCCAATCGAACCGCCTTCGGCCGGGACCTGTTGTCCGCCAAGTGGGCTGGCGCCGAGTTCGCCGTGCTCTCTGCGCTGTGGCGGGCGGAGGCCAGGGTTCCCTACCCGGTCCAGATCCTCGGTTCGGAGCTGATGATGGAGTTCGTCGGGACTCCCGATGGCACTGCAGCGCCCAGACTCGCAGCCTGGCAGGGGGATTCGGACGAGTTCACCGGGTTGTGGCACGACCTGGTGGACACCCTGGAGACCCTCGCTCTGCAGGGACTGACCCACGGCGACCTGTCGCCGTACAACGTCCTGGTCCACGACGGGGGATGTGTGGTGATCGATCTACCCCAGGCGGTCGACATCGTGGCCAACCCGCAGGGCGAATCTTTCCTCCAGCGGGACTGCCAGGTGATTGGGGATTTCTTCTCCCGGCGCGGTGTACTTGCCGCCGACGGCGAGTTGCTGGCGCTGCATCTGGGCAGCCTGGCGCACGGTGAGCCCGGAACGAGGGTCGATCAGCACGCTCTAATCTGA
- a CDS encoding mycothione reductase codes for MPHFDLIIVGSGSGNSIPGPEFEQWNIAIVEDGLFGGTCLNVGCIPTKMFVHPAELADASRHAAHLDVTSHLDAVDWPGMRDRIFGRIDAIEAGGRQYREGTGSPNVTVFAGRGVFTGHKALHVDLHDGNTAELTADRFVLAAGSRAVIPDIPGLTGGSVPFHTSDSIMRIDRLPASILILGGGYIAAEFAHVFSSFGVEVTQLVRGDRLLRSHDADISAAFTAEASARYEVVLGVVPDHVVATETGVAATFADASGPRTVEAELLLVATGRYPNGPRLGVTATGVELHDDGRVVVDEYQRTRVEGIYALGDVSTEYQLKHVANQEARIVRHNLAHPDAPRKSDHRFVPAAVFTDPQIASVGLTERQAQERGLDYAVKQQDYGDIAAGWAREDRGHFLKVLSDRRTGLLLGAHVIGPEAATVIQPLIQAMSFGQLPHEVARGQYWIHPALSELVENALLGLPAPTGP; via the coding sequence ATGCCCCATTTCGATCTGATCATCGTCGGCTCCGGCTCCGGGAACTCGATCCCGGGCCCGGAGTTCGAGCAGTGGAACATCGCCATCGTCGAGGACGGCCTGTTCGGCGGCACCTGTCTGAACGTCGGCTGCATCCCGACCAAGATGTTCGTCCATCCGGCCGAACTCGCGGACGCCTCGCGGCATGCGGCCCACCTGGACGTCACCTCCCACCTGGACGCGGTGGACTGGCCGGGCATGCGGGACCGGATCTTCGGCCGGATCGATGCCATCGAGGCCGGCGGCCGCCAGTACCGCGAGGGCACGGGCAGCCCCAACGTCACCGTCTTCGCCGGTCGCGGGGTCTTCACCGGCCACAAGGCCCTGCACGTCGACCTGCACGACGGGAACACCGCCGAGCTGACCGCGGATCGTTTCGTGCTGGCCGCCGGATCCAGGGCGGTCATCCCGGACATCCCGGGCCTGACCGGGGGCAGCGTGCCGTTCCACACCTCGGACAGCATCATGCGGATCGACCGGCTACCCGCCAGCATCTTGATCCTGGGCGGCGGATACATCGCCGCCGAGTTCGCCCACGTCTTCTCCTCCTTCGGGGTGGAGGTGACCCAACTCGTCCGGGGCGACCGGCTGCTGAGGTCGCACGACGCCGACATCTCGGCCGCCTTCACGGCCGAAGCGTCCGCACGGTACGAGGTGGTGCTGGGTGTGGTCCCCGACCACGTCGTCGCCACCGAGACCGGCGTCGCCGCCACCTTCGCCGACGCATCGGGACCGCGGACGGTGGAGGCCGAGTTGCTGCTGGTCGCGACGGGGCGATACCCGAACGGACCGAGGCTGGGTGTCACCGCAACCGGGGTCGAACTGCACGACGACGGCCGGGTGGTGGTGGACGAATACCAGCGCACCCGGGTCGAGGGCATCTATGCACTCGGGGACGTCTCCACCGAGTACCAGCTCAAGCACGTGGCCAACCAGGAGGCCAGGATCGTCCGCCACAACCTCGCTCACCCCGACGCGCCCAGGAAGTCCGACCATCGATTCGTTCCGGCGGCGGTCTTCACCGACCCGCAGATCGCCTCCGTGGGCCTGACCGAACGGCAGGCGCAAGAGCGGGGACTGGACTATGCGGTGAAGCAACAGGACTACGGCGACATTGCGGCCGGCTGGGCCAGGGAGGATCGGGGACACTTCCTCAAGGTCCTGTCCGACCGGCGGACCGGGCTGCTGCTGGGCGCCCACGTCATCGGACCCGAAGCGGCCACCGTCATCCAGCCGCTGATCCAGGCGATGTCATTCGGCCAGCTGCCGCACGAGGTCGCACGTGGCCAGTACTGGATCCACCCGGCGCTCTCGGAGCTGGTGGAGAACGCACTACTCGGGCTGCCGGCCCCGACCGGCCCATGA